One genomic window of Oncorhynchus clarkii lewisi isolate Uvic-CL-2024 chromosome 5, UVic_Ocla_1.0, whole genome shotgun sequence includes the following:
- the LOC139408340 gene encoding serine/threonine-protein kinase PLK2-like, whose protein sequence is MDILRSIAHQPTMCEHSANKPSEIKRKKSEEQIQATQELSRIITDPTKGKCYCRGKVLGKGGFAKCYEFTDLASGKVYAAKIIPHTRVSKPHQREKIDREIELHRILHHKHIVHFYHHFEDKDNIYILLEYCSRRSLAHILKARKVLTEPEVRYYLRQIVSGLRYLHEQEILHRDLKLGNFFINESMDLKVGDFGLAAKLEPVENRRRTICGTPNYLSPEVLNKQGHGCESDIWALGCVMYTMLLGRPPFETTNLKETYRCIREARYTLPSSLTAQAKQLISRMLAKSPADRPHLEDILRHDFFTQGFTPDKLSASCCHTAPDLHHTSPAKSFFKKAAAALFGGGKKDKAKYLGTLNRMAKEEEELTRLRNDLRKTSISQPLSRQASENSSKPPVAPTVARPAASVKEGVNGTNKQQLRDTIRLIVRGTLGSCSSECLEDSTMGSVADTVARVLKGCLENMPEADDLPKENLGSSFQWVTKWVDYSNKYGFGYQLSDHTVGVLFNNGTHMSLLADKRTVHYYAELGHCSVFSTCEAPEPFIGQVTILKYFAHYMEENLMDGGDLPNVTDPRAPRLYLLQWLKSDRALMMLFNDGTFQVNFYHDHTKILLCRQSDEYLLTYINEERISTTLRLSTLLMAGCSADLCSRMEYALNMLLQRCN, encoded by the exons ATGGATATACTCAGGAGTATCGCTCACCAACCCACCATGTGTGAACACTCGGCGAACAAGCCCTCCGAGATCAAGAGGAAGAAGTCAGAGGAGCAAATTCAAGCCACACAAGAGTTGTCACGGATTATTACGGATCCAACGAAGGGGAAATGCTATTGCCGAGGAAAAGTTCTGGGCAAG GGAGGATTTGCCAAATGTTATGAATTCACAGATTTGGCATCAGGCAAAGTGTATGCTGCAAAGATCATTCCACACACGCGGGTCTCCAAACCGCACCAAAGGGAAAAG AttgacagagagattgagctgcACAGAATTCTCCACCATAAGCACATTGTGCACTTCTACCACCACTTTGAGGACAAAGACAACATCTACATTCTCTTGGAATACTGCAGTCGACGA TCACTGGCCCACATCCTGAAGGCTCGGAAAGTACTGACAGAGCCTGAGGTGAGGTACTACCTCCGACAGATCGTCTCCGGGTTGAGGTACCTCCACGAACAGGAGATCCTGCACAGGGACCTGAAACTGG gCAATTTCTTCATCAACGAGTCTATGGACCTGAAGGTAGGGGACTTTGGCCTGGCTGCCAAGCTGGAGCCCGTTGAGAACCGAAGGAGGACGATATGTGGCACGCCCAACTACCTGTCCCCTGAGGTGCTCAACAAGCAGGGCCACGGCTGCGAGTCGGACATCTGGGCCCTGGGATGCGTCAT GTACACCATGCTCCTTGGCAGACCCCCGTTTGAGACCACAAACCTGAAGGAGACGTACCGATGTATCCGCGAGGCACGCTACACGCTGCCCTCCTCCCTGACGGCCCAGGCCAAACAGCTGATCAGCAGGATGCTGGCCAAGAGCCCTGCAGACAGACCACACCTGGAGGACATCCTCAGACACGACTTCTTCACTCAG GGGTTCACTCCAGACAAGCTGTCGGCCAGCTGCTGCCACACGGCCCCAGACCTCCACCACACCAGCCCTGCCAAGAGCTTCTTCAAGAAGGCTGCGGCCGCCCTGTTCGGAGGGGGCAAGAAGGACAAAGCCAAGTACTTGGGGACTTTga ATAGAATGGCCAAAGAGGAAGAGGAGCTCACCAGGCTGCGGAATGACCTGAGGAAGACGTCTATCAGCCAGCCTCTCTCCAGACAGGCATCGGAGAACAGCAGCAAGCCCCCTGTGGCCCCCACCGTGGCCAGGCCAGCGGCCTCTGTCAAGGAAGGGGTCAACGGCACCAACAAGCAGCAGCTGAGGGACACAATCCGTTTGATTGTCAGAGGCACCCTGGGCAGCTGCAGTAGTGAAT GTCTTGAGGACAGTACCATGGGCAGTGTAGCAGACACCGTGGCCCGGGTGTTGAAAGGGTGTCTGGAGAATATGCCGGAAG CCGATGACCTTCCCAAAGAGAATCTGGGCAGCAGCTTCCAGTGGGTGACCAAATGGGTGGACTACTCCAACAAGTATGGCTTTGGCTACCAGCTGTCGGACCACACCGTGGGAGTCCTCTTCAACAACGGCACACACATGAGTCTGCTGGCAGATAAGAG GACCGTTCACTACTATGCCGAGCTGGGCCATTGTTCTGTCTTCTCCACCTGCGAGGCTCCAGAGCCATTCATAGGCCAGGTCACCATTTTGAAATACTTTGCCCATTACATGGAGGAGAACCTTATGGATGGTGGAGACTTGCCCAATGTGACAGACCCCAGGGCCCCCAGGCTCTACCTGCTGCAGTGGCTGAAGTCAGACCGGGCCCTCATGATGCTCTTCAACGACGGCACCTTCCAG GTGAACTTCTACCATGACCACACCAAGATCCTCCTGTGCAGACAGAGTGATGAGTACCTGCTCACCTACATCAACGAGGAGCGCATCTCCACCACCCTGCGCCTGAGCACCCTCCTAATGGCCGGCTGCAGTGCTGACCTGTGCAGTCGCATGGAGTACGCACTCAACATGCTGCTGCAGAGGTGCAACTGA